Part of the Acidobacteriota bacterium genome is shown below.
GGCGACCGCCGTCGAAGCGGTGACGACAAAGAGCGAGGACGCGTCGCAGGCCGTCGTCCAGATGAAACAGAAGATCAATCGGCTTGCGGATGAGGCCGCAGCGCATCAGGCCCGCCGCCTCGTCGCACTGGAGCCGCACCGACTTCCGAACTACCGCATCGAGACCGACGTCTTACAGAATCTGAAGCGCATCTTCTATTTTGCCAAGCGGATGGCCCGGGCGGCGATCCCGGCGATGGAGTTGCGCGAGGACGACTGAGAAGGAGTGGCATGCGATGACACCACGCATCGAGAAGAAGGGAACACCGAAGGACGCGGCCCGAACTTCCGGATCGTCTTCTCAGATCCGCGACGCGGTCTCGCGAATCATCGAGGACCTGCCGCTGACCGAACCGACCGCCGCGGCGCGTTCTGCCCGCCGACAGCTGACCGGGAAGGAGATTGGTCGCGTCGTCAAGGGAGCGCTCCAGCGTCATTTCGAGCAGGAAGAACTCAAGCCGTACCAGGCCGAACTGATCAAGATGCTGGCGCACATCGAGAACACCGGCCGCAAGATCATTGTCCTGTTCGATGGCCGCGACGCTTCCGGGAAGGGCGGCACGATCCGTCGTGTCACGCGTTATCTCAACGAGAAGCGCTACCGGACGGTCGCGCTGGGGAAGCCGACCGCCGAGCAGAAGACCGAGCTTTACATGAAGCGTTACATCGAGCAGTTTCCCCACGCGGGCGAGCTGGTGCTGTTCGATCGCAGTTGGTACAACCGCGCGATGGTCGAGCCGGTGATGGGCTTCTGCAAGCCCAAGCAGCACCGCGCGTTCATGAAGCGGGTTGTGGGCTACGAGGAACGGATCATCGAAGATGGGCCGACGACGCTGATCAAGCTGTACTTCTCCGTCTCCAAGAAAGAGCAGCAGCGACGCTTCGAACGCCGACGCAACGATCCCCTACGACAGTGGAAGTTGAGCGAGGTCGACCTGCAGGCGCAGGCGCTGTGGGACGAGTTCACCGAGAAGAAGTATCGCCTGTTGCAGAAGACCCACACGCCGAATACGCCGTGGCACATCATCCGTTCGGACGACAAGCGGCTGGCACGCCGGGAGACGATCAAGCTGATCCTCAACCTGGTCTCCTATCGGGGTCGCAGTCGGACGCTCGACATGAAGCTGGACGACAAGATCGTCGTCACGGGGAACCGCGAACTGCAGATCATGGAGAAGCAACGCAAGAAGCACGGCCGCTTCCTGGCCTAGTGAGCCCCCGATGCTATCGTGGGCCCTCCGTTCAGGATATTCGTCCGGGGAGCGCCCAAAGTGTCCGCCGACCGCTACCTAACCTCACCCCTTCGCGCCCTGCGCGCGACGTTCCCCCTGGACCTCCGGGGCCTGGCGACACTCGGCGGTATCATCTTAATAGGCAAACTGGCCTGGCTTGTCTGGCGCGGCCCGGCCTACGAGATGGACACCGCCACCTATCTCGGACAATCCCTGACCTTCCACCACCCACCGATCTACGGCTGGTTGCTCCGTTGGCTGGAGGGAATCTGGCCCCAGGCCTACTTCGTCGCCGCCGTTCAGGCGGTCGTGATGGCCGCCGGGCTGGCCCTGGCCTGCGCCCACTTCGGCCGCAGCCCCCGCGAGACCCGCATCCTGGCGATCCTGTTCGCCATCGACCCCATCACGTCGTTCTTCTCCGCCAACCTGATGTCCGAGGCCCTGTTCATCCCGGGAACGTTGCTGTGGCTCTGCCTGGTCCATCAGTACCTCCGCGAAGAGCGCACGGACAACCGCCGAACCCTCGTCCTGTTGATCGGTGTCTGGTTAGCGGCGATCTACTCGGTTCGGCTTGCGGCGATCATCTTCCCCGGGTTCTTCGCGCTCGCCTCCCTGTGGCACCGGGTCCAAAACGGATCCTGCGCGCGGTGCTGCACACGATCGTGATCTTCCTGGTCCTGCAGGTCATGATCCTGCCGATGAAGTACGCCTACTGGAAGGAATACAACGTGTTCGGGATGGGCAACTTCGCAGGAGTCAACCTGTGGAACAGTGTCTCGGTGCTGTACCCCGACTCCTCGATTCGGGATAACCCGCGGACCGAGTTCGAAAAGTTCCTGGCGACTCGCGACATCGCGGAGTTTTCGACCTTCAACGCCATCGAGAGCAATACGATCCACCACCCCGATAGTGCCTTTGACAACTATGCCCGGGCCCACGTGCGATCGATCCAGGACAACCTGGATCTTTCGGCCAGCCTGGAAAAAACCTCGGTGCGACTCCTCCTCGAGAACCCGTGGGGCTACATCGAGCGCTTCGTCATCCCCAACGTCTTCAAGACGGTGATGATCCCCGAGGTCATCGCGATCTCTCCGCGGGTCGAGACGTTGATGGAGGCGCGCATGAACTACAACCAGCCGGATCACGTCCGCTACGCGCCCTGGGTCTGGATCATCTGGTCCATCCTGGCCATCGCCACGACCGGCATCCAGCTGTGTATCCGCTCCCGCTGCGATCGTGGTGCGCAGCTGCTGCTGGGCTTCTTCTGGTTCTACTCGCTGGTCCTACCGGTGCTTGCGGCGATGTGTTTGCGGTACGCGCTGCTCTGTGCTCCGGCGATCCTGATTGCGGCAGCCCTTTCGGTGCTAAACTCTGACTCCCGAGCCGCCCATGCCTGAACTCACCATCATCGTACCGGCATACAACGAAGAAACCTCCATTGCCGACGTCGTTCGCGGAACGCGGCAGGCCTTCGAGGGCATCGATGTCGAGGTCCTGGTCGTCGATGACGCCTCCACCGATCAGACCGTAGAACGCGCCACCGCCGTCGGTGCGCGGGTCATCCGTCATCGTTACAACAAGGGCAACGGCGCGGCCGTCAAATCAGGGCTGCGTCATGCCAACGCTGACCTGGGTGCCGTCATCGACGCCGACGGTCAGCACCGGCCGCAGGATCTGCGCAAGCTCTTCGATCAACTGGCGGACACGGACATGGTCGTCGGCACACGCGTTAAGCCGACCTACTCGATCACACGACGGTTGGGCAACGCAGTCCTCAACCGTGTGGCCAGCTATCTCTCGGGGCACCGCGTGCGAGACCTGACCTCCGGTCTGCGTGTGTTTCGGGTGTCCACCGTCATGCAATACATGGGGCTGTACCCCAACGGGTTCTCCTTCCCCAGTACCAGCACGCTGGCGCTGCTGACCGATGGCTACAGCGTGTCGTTCGTGACGATCGAGGCGGACTCCCGCGCCGAGGGTGGCGAGAGCAGCATCCGACCGATCCGCGATGGCGTGAAGTTCCTGGCCATCATCGTGCGCATCGTGCATCTATTCCATCCACTCAAGCTCTACCTGCCGCTCGGAGGCCTCCTGTTGCTGGGTGGCGTCGCCTGGTCGATTCGCACGATCGTGGTCGCCTACCAGTTCTCCGCCGGCGCCATCCTGCTGTTGCTCGCCGGCCTGATCGTGACCCTGATGGGGTTCCAGATCGACCAGGTCGCGGCGCTTCGACGACAGATGGGTCGCGACGGCCGCTGATCCATGTGTGGGATTGCCGGATTCGTCTCACTCGGTGTCCAATCGTCGGACCGCGAAGCTGCCGTACAAAAAATGACGGAACGTCTGGTCCACCGCGGACCCGACGATGACGGATTTCACAACGACGCCAATGTCAGTTTCGGCATGCG
Proteins encoded:
- a CDS encoding Na/Pi cotransporter family protein, encoding ATAVEAVTTKSEDASQAVVQMKQKINRLADEAAAHQARRLVALEPHRLPNYRIETDVLQNLKRIFYFAKRMARAAIPAMELREDD
- a CDS encoding polyphosphate kinase 2; the protein is MTPRIEKKGTPKDAARTSGSSSQIRDAVSRIIEDLPLTEPTAAARSARRQLTGKEIGRVVKGALQRHFEQEELKPYQAELIKMLAHIENTGRKIIVLFDGRDASGKGGTIRRVTRYLNEKRYRTVALGKPTAEQKTELYMKRYIEQFPHAGELVLFDRSWYNRAMVEPVMGFCKPKQHRAFMKRVVGYEERIIEDGPTTLIKLYFSVSKKEQQRRFERRRNDPLRQWKLSEVDLQAQALWDEFTEKKYRLLQKTHTPNTPWHIIRSDDKRLARRETIKLILNLVSYRGRSRTLDMKLDDKIVVTGNRELQIMEKQRKKHGRFLA
- a CDS encoding glycosyltransferase family 2 protein codes for the protein MPELTIIVPAYNEETSIADVVRGTRQAFEGIDVEVLVVDDASTDQTVERATAVGARVIRHRYNKGNGAAVKSGLRHANADLGAVIDADGQHRPQDLRKLFDQLADTDMVVGTRVKPTYSITRRLGNAVLNRVASYLSGHRVRDLTSGLRVFRVSTVMQYMGLYPNGFSFPSTSTLALLTDGYSVSFVTIEADSRAEGGESSIRPIRDGVKFLAIIVRIVHLFHPLKLYLPLGGLLLLGGVAWSIRTIVVAYQFSAGAILLLLAGLIVTLMGFQIDQVAALRRQMGRDGR